From Micromonospora sp. NBC_01699, a single genomic window includes:
- a CDS encoding LOG family protein, whose protein sequence is MPTPPSTHLLEPDDDTTESEIESRAELDRHLATGSLAGLTVQGLRLDLDPEPDLTSVDLTDTLFIGCRFADRQVEADLIRRGAHLLPPFADLPYSTQPPRLYTPDDLVAGFGTGGFASMFDALVYEHFRTHGGAMPPVREALAQRMHDHGVDNALADATRSWLAVHGPGSVIGVMGGHAVPRGTSAYRLAATLGWELARADRLVVTGGGPGVMEAANLGAYLSGRTPEELAAAIDLLAAAPDFTDHDRYTAAALRVRAEFGPGPDGPGFTTGLGAAPAGAAPAQRGGDRSVVADTVGWARRGGLSIPTWLYGHEPANLFAGRIAKYFSNAIREDTLLRLARGGIVFAAGRAGTVQEVFQAATKTFYGTDGASGAYVFLDRAFWTETLPIESLLRPLFSLTPFGDLTGSIHVTDDVHEAVRLLVRD, encoded by the coding sequence GTGCCCACACCACCCTCGACCCACCTACTCGAACCGGACGACGACACCACGGAGTCCGAGATCGAGTCCCGCGCCGAACTCGACCGCCACCTGGCCACCGGCAGCCTTGCCGGGCTGACGGTGCAGGGCCTGCGGTTGGACCTCGACCCGGAGCCCGACCTCACCAGCGTCGACCTGACCGACACCCTCTTCATCGGCTGCCGGTTCGCCGACCGGCAGGTCGAGGCGGACCTGATCCGGCGGGGCGCCCACCTGCTGCCGCCGTTCGCCGACCTGCCGTACTCGACCCAGCCGCCCCGGCTCTACACCCCGGACGACCTGGTCGCCGGCTTCGGCACCGGGGGCTTCGCCAGCATGTTCGACGCGCTGGTCTACGAGCACTTCCGGACGCACGGTGGGGCGATGCCACCGGTTCGGGAGGCGCTGGCCCAGCGGATGCACGACCACGGGGTCGACAACGCGCTCGCCGACGCCACCCGGAGCTGGCTGGCCGTGCACGGCCCCGGTTCGGTGATCGGGGTGATGGGCGGGCACGCCGTACCGCGCGGAACCTCCGCGTACCGGCTGGCGGCCACGCTGGGCTGGGAGCTGGCTCGGGCGGACCGGCTGGTGGTGACCGGTGGCGGGCCGGGTGTGATGGAGGCGGCGAACCTCGGCGCGTACCTCTCCGGCCGTACCCCGGAGGAGCTGGCGGCGGCCATCGACCTGCTCGCCGCCGCACCCGACTTCACCGACCACGACCGCTACACGGCGGCGGCGCTGCGGGTCCGGGCCGAGTTCGGGCCGGGCCCGGACGGGCCGGGGTTCACCACCGGGCTCGGTGCGGCACCGGCCGGTGCCGCACCCGCCCAGCGTGGCGGCGACCGGTCCGTCGTGGCCGACACCGTCGGCTGGGCGCGGCGCGGTGGCCTGTCCATCCCCACCTGGCTGTACGGACACGAGCCGGCGAACCTGTTCGCGGGCAGGATCGCCAAGTACTTCTCGAACGCCATCCGCGAGGACACCCTGCTCCGGCTGGCCCGGGGCGGGATCGTCTTCGCCGCCGGCCGGGCCGGGACGGTGCAGGAGGTGTTCCAGGCGGCGACGAAGACGTTCTACGGCACCGACGGGGCGAGCGGCGCGTACGTCTTCCTCGACCGTGCCTTCTGGACCGAGACGCTGCCGATCGAGTCGCTGCTCCGGCCGCTGTTCTCGCTCACCCCGTTCGGCGACCTGACCGGCTCGATCCACGTGACCGACGACGTGCACGAGGCGGTACGACTGCTCGTCCGAGACTGA
- the fbaA gene encoding class II fructose-bisphosphate aldolase, which produces MPIASPEVYAEMLDRAKAGRFAYPAINVTSSQTLNAALRGFADAESDGIIQVSTGGAEYLSGPSIKDMVSGSVAFALFATEVAKKYGVNIALHTDHCPKNKLDGFVRPLMALSKERVARGEAPLFQSHMWDGSAVPVAENLEIAAGLLDDAAAAHVVLEIEVGVVGGEEDGVEGAIDDKLYTTVSDGLQMVEALGLGEKGRYMAALTFGNVHGVYKPGNVKLRPEILNEIQQAVGAKYGKDKPLSLVFHGGSGSLLEEIREALDYGVVKMNIDTDTQYAFSRPVADHMFRNYDGVLKVDGEVGNKKLYDPRVWGKAAESGLAQRVVEACEHLRSTGTTLAR; this is translated from the coding sequence ATGCCCATTGCTTCCCCCGAGGTCTACGCGGAGATGCTGGACCGCGCCAAGGCGGGCAGGTTCGCATATCCCGCGATCAACGTGACGTCGTCGCAGACGCTGAACGCCGCGCTGCGCGGGTTCGCCGACGCGGAGAGCGACGGCATCATCCAGGTTTCCACCGGTGGTGCCGAATACCTCTCCGGCCCGTCGATCAAGGACATGGTCAGCGGCTCGGTCGCCTTCGCGCTGTTTGCGACCGAGGTGGCCAAGAAGTACGGCGTGAACATCGCGCTGCACACCGACCACTGCCCGAAGAACAAGCTCGACGGGTTCGTCCGCCCGCTGATGGCGCTCTCCAAGGAGCGGGTGGCCCGCGGTGAGGCGCCGCTGTTCCAGTCGCACATGTGGGACGGCTCGGCCGTACCGGTCGCGGAGAACCTGGAGATCGCCGCCGGGCTGCTGGACGACGCGGCCGCCGCGCACGTCGTACTCGAAATCGAGGTCGGCGTTGTCGGCGGCGAGGAGGACGGGGTCGAGGGCGCGATCGACGACAAGCTCTACACCACCGTCTCCGACGGTCTCCAGATGGTCGAGGCGCTCGGCCTGGGTGAGAAGGGCCGCTACATGGCGGCGCTGACCTTCGGCAACGTGCACGGCGTCTACAAGCCGGGCAACGTCAAGCTCCGGCCGGAGATCCTCAACGAGATCCAGCAGGCGGTCGGCGCCAAGTACGGCAAGGACAAGCCGCTCAGCCTGGTCTTCCACGGCGGCTCCGGCTCGCTGCTGGAGGAGATCCGGGAGGCGCTGGACTACGGCGTGGTGAAGATGAACATCGACACCGACACCCAGTACGCGTTCAGCCGCCCGGTCGCCGACCACATGTTCCGCAACTACGACGGCGTGCTCAAGGTGGACGGCGAGGTCGGCAACAAGAAGCTGTACGACCCTCGCGTCTGGGGCAAGGCCGCCGAGTCCGGTCTCGCCCAGCGGGTGGTCGAGGCGTGCGAGCACCTGCGCTCCACCGGCACCACCCTCGCCCGCTGA
- a CDS encoding phage holin family protein, protein MGYLIRLVITAVALWVTTALVPGIDVSGSSAGENALTLLVVAVIFGVVNMVLKPVIRVVGCVFYVLTLGLFALVVNALLFLLTDWIAGEFDLPFHVNGFWAAFWGAIVVAVVSWLISVFVPDRFDRR, encoded by the coding sequence GTGGGCTACCTGATCCGGCTGGTGATCACGGCGGTCGCGTTGTGGGTCACCACCGCACTGGTGCCCGGCATCGACGTGTCCGGTTCGTCGGCCGGGGAGAACGCGTTGACGCTGCTGGTCGTGGCGGTGATCTTCGGTGTGGTCAACATGGTGCTGAAGCCGGTCATCCGGGTGGTCGGCTGCGTGTTCTACGTCCTCACCCTGGGGCTGTTCGCCCTGGTCGTGAACGCGCTGCTGTTCCTGCTGACCGACTGGATTGCCGGCGAGTTCGATCTGCCGTTCCACGTGAACGGCTTCTGGGCGGCCTTCTGGGGAGCCATCGTGGTGGCGGTGGTGAGCTGGTTGATCAGCGTCTTCGTACCGGACCGGTTCGACCGTCGGTGA
- a CDS encoding LCP family protein gives MIEEELRAAFARQEALVPDTEPVRAAIDRIAVRRRRRRHTIRSAGAALAVLAVVAVPVVGRNLSATPTPAESLTGAPAAPVVVPDRALNVLLLGADGQPGSDTGYRADTVLIVHVPRDRGQVYFVSMPRDLGIDIPGHGFGKLNEAFHLGSTRPGGAVDLTAGARLTARTLTGLGAPAFDATAVLTFDGLRKLTDAVGGVRVCLPKRVPSQHTGRVFPAGCQRLDGAGALDLLRQRYGLPLGAHDRDRNAQRFGAALLAELTDAGTVTNPVRLSKILQTVGDGLATDTGGTSLVELLPVLAELAGAQTTGIGWEMSAAPSAGPVYQALDPVVSGSLFAALHADTLAEWVGRHPERITPR, from the coding sequence TACGTCGCCGTCGACGGCGGCACACGATCCGGTCCGCGGGTGCGGCGCTCGCCGTACTGGCCGTGGTCGCGGTGCCGGTGGTGGGCCGGAACCTGAGTGCGACGCCGACGCCGGCCGAGAGCCTGACCGGAGCGCCGGCCGCCCCGGTCGTCGTACCGGATCGGGCGTTGAACGTGCTGCTGCTCGGGGCGGACGGGCAGCCCGGCTCGGACACCGGCTACCGGGCCGACACGGTGCTGATCGTGCACGTGCCCCGCGACCGTGGCCAGGTGTACTTCGTCTCGATGCCGCGCGACCTCGGGATCGACATTCCCGGCCACGGGTTCGGCAAGCTGAACGAGGCGTTCCACCTCGGCAGTACCCGCCCCGGCGGCGCCGTCGACCTGACCGCCGGTGCCCGGCTCACCGCGCGTACCCTCACCGGGCTCGGCGCACCGGCCTTCGACGCCACCGCCGTACTCACCTTCGACGGGCTGCGCAAACTCACCGACGCGGTCGGCGGCGTACGGGTCTGCCTGCCGAAGAGGGTGCCGTCCCAGCACACCGGGCGGGTGTTCCCGGCCGGCTGTCAACGGCTCGACGGCGCCGGCGCGCTCGACCTGCTCCGGCAGCGCTACGGCCTGCCGCTCGGCGCGCACGACCGGGACCGCAACGCCCAACGGTTCGGTGCCGCCCTGCTGGCGGAACTGACCGACGCGGGAACCGTCACCAACCCGGTCCGGCTGTCGAAGATCCTGCAAACCGTCGGCGACGGGCTCGCCACCGACACCGGTGGCACCTCGCTGGTCGAACTGCTGCCGGTGCTGGCCGAACTCGCCGGCGCCCAGACGACCGGGATCGGCTGGGAGATGAGCGCGGCGCCCTCGGCGGGACCGGTCTACCAGGCCCTGGACCCGGTGGTCAGCGGCAGCCTGTTCGCCGCCCTGCACGCCGACACGCTGGCCGAGTGGGTCGGTCGCCACCCGGAGCGGATCACGCCCAGGTAG